The following DNA comes from Ascaphus truei isolate aAscTru1 chromosome 1, aAscTru1.hap1, whole genome shotgun sequence.
ccccatccccccacctcccccacatcccccccccctttaccgcCCTTGATTTTCCTTACctttcctcttttttcttttattggttcCCATAGTGATAACCATCCAATGTTAGCAGCATCATTTAACCTTTATAATGAATTATGTGTAATTATGCGTTTTGTAACATAACACATGCTTTTTGCACATCATAATAGGTCTGTAGCTGCATTTTGATATGTAACATTGACTTAAGGACTCAGTAAGATTTTTTGCAGTGTAGTTAGCAGGTTTTAATATACTTTCATTACACAGCCTGAGCTCAATATGAGTATAGTATTTAATCTATGTTTAATAGACACTATATTTAAGTGATTGTTGCATATAGGATTGCTATATCCGAGTAGTACTAAAACAGGCAatgtcaatgaaggggttaatatttcagtccgttttcgcgggctttttagaGTTTAAATGTCAGGCAGTCACCgcctctccccactccaagacgaagccctatcctagagggtgaaacgcgtagagggggagatcgcggtgtagcccttgtgtgtggtgtcaataaagttggttgaagatcatccgggagtcTCATTGATtcagtcatgcgcagttgcgccgaagttTCTCTTCTATCCTGGCAATTCTAGACGGCAGCACGCAGGAGCACACGAGGTGAGCTggccccagaccggagatgcagctGAGGTAAGAATCAATTTCTCCCTGCACCGGTCAACACTGTGGCCATGCAaagctccctcacacacagctccattGACTGAGACACCTATGGTGACCTTGCTGTACACACAGAAGCGCAAGACAGACTTTTGGCAATTGTAGCATAGTACGCGCTGGCGCATGTGCAGAGTTGTGCGTTCACGTGATGCACGAGTTGTGTCTATAGGGCAAGCGGTGATGTGCGTGGTTAGGAGGTGTGGCTATGACATCACAGCATtaggccgcactgtgattggctcacagtgtcacgtggcGCGGCAAAAGCACGAAAACACAAATTTCTTGTGTTTCCTCAGATCTGCTGCGTCAATGCTCATGGCCGTGTGCGCACGCATCTCAACTATAGCAACATCAGGCTCACACAGGCAATTATAtgactatattacaggcctaaggctgcgtccatagttttGCAGTCAGCGCTCCTCCGCGCTCAtgctgaggctcgtctgcgcaatcaggagcaattgcatgaactagcagacgagccagcatgcacgatcgggaggcggggggaggtggggcactgacatcactgggccaatagcccgcgaagcgccgacgtcaacgtcacggtgccgtgacgacgctgcttcgctctgattggaggttttcagccgacagcgcactcagaaacaggttctgctgtcggacgaaaatccctgcgcctcagcacgcctgcggacgctcatgggagccccctctcaagacatcctcattgaggacgATGGAGCTCATCGCAGGGCGTCCACACGGCTCAGagctgactgtccttctatggatgcagccttaggcAGGGCCGGTGCTACCATTAGGCAACTTATGCGGTCATTTAGGTCGGCAGCGGGAGAGAAGGAGGATGGCGGGTggcagcgggagaagaggacggaggaggaggatgttgagcagcagagggagaggagggtggcagGTGTAGGACAGCAGAGGAGGAAGATGGCAGGCGGCGGGAGAAGTTAACTGAGGACCATGTGCGTGGAGCAGGATGGTACAAGAAGACGGCTGGGGAGGAGCACGCTACAGCAGTCCGACGGGTGTCTTCCGCTGATACAGCATGCTCCTCTCCGGCTGTCCTAATGTGCCGCCCTGCTCCTTTCACCTGGTCATCAGTCCTCTTCTGTAGCCGCCATCTGACGGCcgcctcctctgtcctcttctcccgctgccctgctccaccgaagccaggtaggtgagaggtggaggAAGgtaggaggtggaggagggggtttgagaggaggaggggagtgagaagaggagaaggagagcgtgagaggaagaggaggagggggtgaaagaggaaaagGAGGATGGGTTGAGAGGGGGGTGATGGAGAAAGAGGAGgttgagaggggggtgagggagaaagagaattagggtgagagaggaagagaggggtgagagcggaagggggggaggaggtggagagaaGGAGGGTGATTGAGgctgaggagggggggattgaggcGTGGGAGGGGAGCGaaatgagagaggatgaggaggggagtgagagaatgggtctataataaaattaaaaaatctgAAAGTTcggggggaggggacacacacacgcagggctGAAGGTTCGCTTAGGGTGATGAATTTATGAATACCATTGCACCGGCCCTGCACTTAGTTGCAACATTTTTACCAAATTACTCCAAAATGTTACCAGTTTCACCTGAATTGTGCCACTTTTAGCTATTATTTTATGAAAATGGCAGTAAATAGGAAATATACTAAAAGCATATTGACTTATGCTTTTGGAGCTTTGCTGGCTAACATTTCTGTTTCCCCAAAATGTTTagcaatttttttgggggggagatgTAAATTGCGCCTGGGTTCTGAACTTCTGTGAAAATATAACACATCTCtgaattaaaacattttatttcaatgaaGAACTGTTCTCATCAGTCAGACTTCATTGTAGGGTAAAATTGCAGATGCTAACAATCTGTGAGAAACTCCAACTTAGATTTATAGAAAATCAGTATGGATTGACTGAACTGCAAACATCCATGTATATGAATCTATCTGTAGAGCTTAACGGTTCATCCAAAAAACCTTAGATACATTGAAATACACATTTTCCTTTATTGTCCAAAAAAAAAGCTCACTTTTACATTGTTGGTACTGCAAGTCTATTTAATGTctcctaatttaaaaaaaaaactctatgAAAAGGTAACTCCAACAAAACCCTATGTCATGGCAGTGAAGTTGAATTACACATGCTTGCATTTGTATGCAAAATCAGTAATTCATTTACAGCAGAACAGGGCAAACGTTGACGTTCAAGATGTTGAAGTTGAAATAGCAGAATCAGGCTTGTCTTAGCTCATTTATCTTACTGTGTAGAAAATTTGTATTGGCTCCTTGGAAGTCAAACACCTGCAATAAAGTCACAATGAGGGAAGGTTAGCTGAGTTGAACAATTTTCTTGAAACAAGAGTACAGTACATCCTGTGCCAGGACTGCTGTTTTCATCCGCAATGGCTCCCTGAAAAGGGAAGTTCCAtcctctggggacaccctgcttccagagatacttacctacagggtaaacaaaatggaggtttaaatgtcacatgggccaataggaagcagcaacgtCAACCGTCGTCGCTTATTATTGGCCAGCGCCACACTGGGGATTTAAACCTGAATGAAGAACCGGCAATACCATcctcagtaagtatctcaggaagcagggggtccccggagctaaaaaaTTAAGGTGGTTCAGCCCTGGAGACTCCTTGCTTCCTAtccagaggggggagggaggggagcagaaCACGGGGCCAGAGGGAACTCCCTCTTTAAATGGGCAACGCCACATAGTCAGCCAGTTTGAAATTTTTAGGGGCCTCTAAAAGGGAAAGTTtcaatcaagtgtttttttttacccttttccCACCCAGTGCTTATCAGCTAACCAATAAAGTTAAAGGGAAGGGTAGGGGTTGCCAGACGTCCCGTATATAAGAGATGGTCCCTTATTTCAATTAATTGTTCCGTTTTCCCTGAAAGGTGTGTCGGGAGGCATAATtctcccttatttcaggggcaaGAGGACAATTCAGGGACAAAGGTCCAGCCAGCAGCGACGGGAGGAGAAGGATGGCAGGGGTGCTGGCAGTGGCAGAAGGTGTGGGATGGCAGCTGCAGAGGACCATGGCGGCAGCAGCCGAGGGCAGTGGTGGAGCCCACCCCAGTGGTAAGACCCGTATGTTGTAATTGACCTCCGGGTCATACCGCTGTGGCGTGCTCCACCACTGCCCTCTGCTGCCAACGCCATGGTCCTCTTCCGCAGTCACCTTCTGCCACCTCATATCTGCTATCCTTCTAATCCCATCGCTGCTGGTCGGACCTTCATACCTCCATTGTGTCCCGCCAGAATGGGTTACACTCTACAGGTAAGTGCTGCGCGGTGCActttcagtgtgtgggggggaaaggggctgAGAGGTGATGAGGAGCtctgaggaggaggtggaggaggggtgagagatggatGGAGGGGGGCGAGATTGAGATGGTGtagaagagagaatgggggagaaagaaaTGGTGTATGTTTGTTTGTCATGAAAACATATAGGAAATGTCTGGATTTAAATTAAATATTCCTACTGGATTTTGGCATCCAGACGTCCCCTATTTACAAAACTGAAATGTGGAAACTGAAGGAAGGGGGACTCGGCTGGACAAGCACttactgatcacacagtgacatcacacaaaaggagaTCAAACCCCACCCCTGACTAACATAACGTAAAAAATGAAAGATATTTATAGGTGTCAGTTTTGGGTAAAATAAGGCATCAAATAACAGGATGAGAGCCCGTAAACATGTCACTGCAATTAGATCAAtttaagagcgcccccccccccccccacttctggTTGAGAAACGCTAATTTTGCTCTTATTAACAGCTCCATTTTGATTAATGAGCACATAGCACAGAGTTATACACGGTGTTTAGGATAAAAGGGGCCCCTTTCATTTTTCCTCATATCTTATATATTTGTCTCCCATTCCCATGAAGATGTGAACAATTTTAGGTCTGTTATGTACCTCAGATTGccactatataagaagcacaatgtagacaatcaactgatgttaactaaactgatgtcactgtattatgtcaacaagtaccagtTACACTGCGGTaagttcatgttcattaaacgaaAAATAGGAGTTTTTGCTTTCATGGcttgtaaatgtgttaaacttgtaatctaatctgaaactcTAAGATTACTATAGATTTTGAGTTCAAACTGTTACATAAATGAGAAAATAATCTGTTtaaagacacacagagacacacacacgcacacactctctccccctcaccgacacacactttctctctccaacacagacacacacacacagacacacactctctctccccctcccccacacacacatacacacactctccctctccccaacacagacacacactgacacacacacagacacacactctctctccccccctcccccacacacacatacacacactctccctctcccacacccagacacacagatacactctctccttctcccccacacagacacacactcccccacacagacacacacagacgcatactctctctccccctccccccccacacacatacacacactctccctctcccacacacatacacacacacacagatactctctcctcctcccccacacagactctcccacatagagagacacacacacactatccccataCAGACAAACACACTtccccacacagacacagacattgAGAGTCCGCGCTgattcttcctctccctcctgtcagccagACGTTgacggcagaagcagggagaggaaagatagctgtgaccgggcggctgctgctgagctcaggagccaccgggtcactgctatgtgggagtgCCACCATGCCGCCAGGCCTAGGACAGCTCGGAgtgttatcccagctctccccaccTGGCAGCCGCGTAACCCCTAAGGGGTGCTcgtggaaccccggttgaaaatcactgctaTAGACAAAAGACATGATAGAGGTGCAGATTCAGTAGGTAAATATCATTGTTGAAACTGAAAGAGTGAAACAGAGAACCTACTGTGCTTTGAGGGAAAATGCACTCTAGTGACGAATTAATGtgaataaaatataacttttatttccTTTTACTTAAGTTACAATTTCTAATAATACAAcaataaaatgataaaatatcTAAAGGAGTTAAAAACTGCATGCAACCTGTGTGTGTGGAGGTTGGCCAATGCTACAGTAGTTACTAACTGTTGTTTGCACCAATTAATATTGATCCACGTCCAATGCTGGAAGGGTAAATTACTAAATGTGGTTAATTATTCCAGGGTGTAGGCACTAACCAAATATAAATCTCAAATTAGACACAGCCTAGGTATTATGCTGCCCTTaatgctgcagttcagtctttttttctttttttaaaaaattttttttttacttcaatagtttcatgtgggtaatctctaattacctaaagaactgcatagctgccggtcaattcgttctccgtctattgatcggcaaagtttggcgacatctttaaatatggggaatgtaaatcgttgctataggaacaagcatgcttgttaaaatagaatacaagaaaattggtctttcaaagttatttttttaaaacagaaaatgctaaaagtatttttttcttactacagaactgatttattaaaaaaaaaacacacatgcaggacattgcctgaactgcagctttaaatggtgTAACTAATGATGCTTGATATAAAGTATCCTGTGGAGATGTTAGTGCTTCATAAATTGCAGAACTTTAATTGTTAATACAAGCCACCCCCGTGAGAATAGATCAATATACAGCCACTATTAAGGGGCTGAGTATGAGGTAAGAGTACCTTATTGCTGGCTGGtgagtattgcactattttgcaaTCGTCACACAATGCTGGAAGGGTAGCTTACTTGTAGAAATCCCTTAGTTAGTAGAAGTTTAATGTGCTTACAGCCTCATTCTAAGAGAAATGAGATCTCCTCAGGACTCCTCACTGCCTGACCGGCGACCGTTTCGCTACCCGTCAAGCTTTCTCAAGGGCTATCAACCACTAAACTCCACACATACAGGTTGCGCCCACTTTTTAActaatttatttatattatcaTTTTATTGTTGTAGTATTAGAGATTATAAGTTTTAAGTAAGAAggaaataaaagttatattttagccACATTCATTTGTCACTTGAGTGCATTTTACATTTGTCACTTGGTTtagtgtgttcaaaatgtcctccttcTGCTGAATAACACGCCAGAACACGAGAACCCCACCGTCTGATTGTATAATCGATAATGCGTTGATCCAGCTGCTCGCACTCCTTAACAATACGTTGTTTTACTAATTAATTTTTTTCAGTTATCCTGCcgaccatcctttatcaggaaGCAATTTATGCAAACGTTTTGGACAATAATTCTTGCTCTctctcaagcactttataacatACTTATCTTCGCTAAACACCACTTTGTAAATATTCCAAAGAATAGTTATTTATCAAATAATTCATAGATGAAACTGTGACAGACCTATAGTTGCtcacattttcatgaaaatgttgGGATTTTTCTGAAAGATATCGTGACGATAAATAAAAGGAGACCCATTTTTTTCTGGACACAGTATAGAATCCATATTGGTTGACTATATTcttttatactgtacatagcaaGAACTTTTAATTGATCAACatgacattttatatatatataaggagtAGCAAATGACGTAGGCAATCCACGTGAATCTATAGATACATACCTTTACGTTGttcctaaaaaaataaaatgctggTATTCCTGTGATCTTAAAAAGCTCCACAAAATcctacaaataaaaacaaaaagaatataCCAAGGGTAAGAAAAGAGAAAATATTATCACCTTTGTCATCCTTAGTCAATCCTGTTATGTTCCCCAAAATAATCTGGTtgctcttccttctctttccAAACACCCCACTTTGGAACAATTTACCAATTGTTTTTCTAAACCGCCTAATGTCTAAGTTCtgtcaagacttcagctgttCCCTACTTTAAACACGTATGTGACGAATTTTTAATATTTATCATTatgatttatttgtaaagcgccaacatattctgaaAAGCGGTACAATAGGGGTACAGAGATTAGATCATTGCGTAAACAgggttctgttttggacatgttaagcttcatgTAACAGTGGGACATCCAAGAGGAAATTGCTCAGAGACAGTTGTTGACACGGGACACTAGAGAGGGAAGAGGTCAGGAGAGGTGAGGTAAATGTTGTGTCAtaggcatagagatgatactaaAAGTAAAAAGCTTGTATTACAGTAGTTCACCGAGaatgggtgtagagggagaagagtCGAGGGCCGAAGAtagagccttgtgggaccccaACAGGGAGAGGGAATGAAGATGAGGAGACATCAGCGAAGGAAACGCTGACGGagcagttaataataataataataataataataacatgttcttgtatagcgctggctagttgtacgcagcgctttacagagacattttgcaggctgaggtccctgccccatggagcttacaatctattttttggcgcctgaggcacagggagataaagtgacttgcccaaggtcacaaggagccgacaccgggaattgaaccaggctcccctgcttcaagctctcagtgccagtcagtgtctttactcacagagccactccttctcccatacaTTGGATATGTATGATGTTTGCCAGGAAAAGGCTGCGTCATGGAGGTCAATGGAGTGGACACTGTTCAGGAAATGGGGTGATCAACCATgtcaaaggcagcagagagatccaggagaattagtaaggagaaGTGACCCTAAGACTTAATTGTGagtgtccattgcagtgagtaTGACAGGTGGTCCACTGGGAGATACCACAGGAGGCGGTTAGAGATAAAAAATTGGCTGCAAAAGTGGCATTGGGATTATAAGTAGGTatgttaaagtctcccaggatgaCATTAGGTGTGTCAGAGGAGAGGAAGTGAGTAAGCCAGGTGGCAAAGTTGTCAAGAAATTGAGATGTAGGTGAAAGGGGACGATAGATGACAGCGATATGGAagtaaagggggggagaaagagatgggcaGCATGGATTTCGAAGGATGAGAAGGAGAGGAATGGAAAGGGGGGTATGACATGAAATGTGCAGTGTGGGGAAAGTAGTATTCCTAATCCTCCACCCTGTCTATTCCCTGTTCTGGGGTTGTGGCTAATTGAGAGACTACCATAGGAAAGTGCAGTAGGGAAGGTGGTGTCTGAGGAGGACAGCCAGGTTTCTGTAGAAGGCTGAGAGCATTGGAAATGAATATCATGGATAGCTCTAAGTTTGTTACAGACAGATCATGCATTTCCTAGGGCACAGGaaaagggaaggaagaggtgtaATGGGGATGAGGTTGGAGTGATTTGCAGTGCGTGGTGGGGAGACTTTGAGTAGGGTATGGGAAGTAAAGGATTGGTTTATGGGTAGGTCCAGCATTAAGGGACATGTCGCCACAGAGCAGGCGTATTAGtaagaagaggaagagagaacAGGACAGGGAGTTGCCGTTTCTTTTGGAGGGACGAGGGGTTGATGGAGTGTGATATGAGAAGCAGATGGAGTTGATGACTGCGGAATGAGGGATTCACTTGTAATGTTGTCAAAGTATTATttttgtacccaggacatacttgaaaccaagaggtaaccctcaatgttttttttctggctaaaatattttttataaataaaatgcgtccgtgtttagtttttttttgttactcACCTCAGATTCATTGACATCAATTTTAATGAAAAGAACATCAGGCATCTGTGGACACAGTGACTGTGAAATATATGAGAAAACATCTTAGCAAATATCCTCTGATAACATTTGAACATATAGTACAGTGTGCAATGCATTGCAGCCCTCTCTGGTTGTGAAGTGATTTGAAGCAGAACATTAAGTGTGCAAAGAAATGTGAAACATGATGTAATACAACGATTGTTCTTTATCATAAAATCACAACTGATAAATCACAAATACAGATTTCGGCAACAATGTTATGGTTCTTCTGTTTTGTGATACAATGCACTATtttaagtaatttcaagacttcagatgtctctcattttaatcttgttatgtaactgttacatacgcccacaACATAattgttcatgaaatgtctttaaatataatgtataacatttgtaaccatgtattgtcatcataactctgtgcccaggacatactttaaaatgagatgtaactctcaatctattactttctggtaaaacattttgtaaataaattaattaaaaaaacttACAGTATCATGATTTATGATTTGTTGCACAAAGAAGGGGGTTGGGCATAACTATATGGAAAGGCTTACGACACACTTTAAATATTTTACCTTTTGAAATGTTAGATTAGTAAATttggagataaaaaaataaatgtaataatgtTGATGTCACTACAATAATCAGAAAAGtagaatgtatttaatgtatctgAAACACAGTACGCATACTACTGTACTTTACATTATGTGTAAAATGGTATCTACATAAGTACacatatatgtttatatgtacGATGTTATACATATAATTCCAAATGCATAAAATGTTCATTTAATTTGAAGAAAATTATGTCTTCAGTATGTATGCATGTGATCaagcatctatatatatattttttttctgtaaaaTTGTAAAGTATCAGCTCATTCTGATGTATGACTAAAAAATTAGTGTTTACATGTTTTCACATTATAAAGTGAAATACTGCCCCAAACTATTTCCACACAACCACGCAGACAAAAACAATGAATAAAAGCTATGACAAAATAAAACACGATAAAAGATACTACTCCGAATATATATAAGAGAATGGACATCACACGCTTCCATTTTTCTTTGGTAATAAATCACATATCTTATCGTGGACAGATATATTCTGCCACAGGTCTCCAGAACCCAAGAAAAATGGACAATGACAATTCTTAAATCACTTATACTTACTTCAAGGAAGGGTGTTGTCAGTCTGCATGGTCCACATTTTCCAGAAGTGAAAGCAACAACTACCAGTTTATTTCCGGCAAATCTCAATTCTGAGCTCAGCTCAAACTGCAAAAACACAACAGTTTAGAGAATAACAAGGAAAGGACTTTTTGAAACCACAGCTCCATTCAATTTGAACCCCCTTCTGTCTACACctgcatcgccccaaaggtggatgcctgatggggttccccaagacctgctcccctctgcacacatCCAGCGTGCTACGGGTTAATATCTGCATTTGCTTACTGCTGTATTTTttcagccccaccctctggaatgctAATGACCAAAGAGGACAAAGGACTTTTTGAAActacagctgcattcaatctgaactccTTCAGTCTACATCATGCATCATTCCAAAGGCGGACAGACTTTTGTGCaactgaagggcagccaaagggtgtgagccattgctgccgttcgctgatgtttggtgatgttaaagctactctatttcaatctgaaacttacAAGcctttttatcccctgtacccaattttccaactctaactaTCCATGAAATATATGTGAATTGTCTGTAtaactctgttcatttaatgtaaccatgtattgttataactctgtgcccaggacatacttaaatgagaggtaactctcaatgtatcacttcctggtaaaacatatttATAAATCAATAGCGCAATCCCGTGATCGTTTCTGAGCGCTCACACAATCGCTTTCTCTTTCTGGTGATGTATATGAAAGGGGAAGGTCCTTTCGTTCCATTTAATTTGTGATTGGTGCTCCGATGTAGAGCTGATCCCGAATACACTATAAAGAATAAGCAGTACACGATGACGTACAGCACACGTCATGAGGTCCTCCAGGGGGCCGCCCTTCATGAAGTGCATTGTAGGTCTATGAGACACTGAATTGTTTCGGATTCATGGAACTTGAAATCCATTTAACAAAATCAATAATACAAAATAATGTGGTTGATGAGtgtcaaaaataataataaaaataatgtggGTTATGATTAGCAGaaacaataataaatacataaagaTTGTAGTGGATTATCTGTGCCACTTATGATATTCCTTCCTTAAGTTCTTCTGTTTTACTTAATTCTTCTCTATTTAATAATTGCAGGATTTATTCTCTACTTTCTGCTGCATCTTTCTGCTTTAtttagtctctctctctgctagccTCTTCCTTCTAGCCTCCCCCATCTCAGTCTCTGTCTTCCTACCTCCTCCTTTGCTTCACTGTAGGAGAACCCACCCTTGCTACTATGAGGCATTAAACATGGTGAATACACCACCTGAGCCTGGGGCAAAACAAAAATTAGAGCTTGCCTTGCATTTGGGAAGAAAGGGCAGGGCCCTTGTGTGGAGGAATTTGAAACATAGGAGTTCTGGGGACCTTTGATAATTGCCACCCAAACTACCCAATCACTCCTTTAGATTCCTTCTCTGCTCCACGAGGCACCATGGTATTTGTAATGTGTTCTAAGCAGCTATAGCAGGCAATGTTTATGTATCCAGTattttgttttcttatttttcagATTTTTATTTGAAAGCCAAGAAACCAAACAAGCAAAGAAGTATGTAACTGCATTGATAAAAATGAAGTAATGTTCTTACTTCTTGCTAGTTcacaatgtactgtattttacaTGTAAACTAAAGAATTGCAGATTCAATGTGACAGAcgagtctcccggctgcaaaacggaGACAAAACCACTGCAAAAGATGTGCGCCAGAT
Coding sequences within:
- the LOC142492490 gene encoding thioredoxin-like — its product is MKQIYDQFELSSELRFAGNKLVVVAFTSGKCGPCRLTTPFLESLCPQMPDVLFIKIDVNESEDFVELFKITGIPAFYFFRNNVKVFDFQGANTNFLHSKINELRQA